One window from the genome of Acinetobacter tibetensis encodes:
- a CDS encoding BrnT family toxin has protein sequence MEIEFSWDEHKADTNLKKHGVAFEDATLVFYDAHAVFKQDRFENGEYRWQAIGLVYGQTVLLVAHTVQDHNGIDHIRIISARQAEKKERKQYEQNRYLQS, from the coding sequence ATGGAAATTGAGTTTTCATGGGATGAGCATAAAGCAGATACAAACCTCAAAAAACATGGTGTAGCTTTTGAAGATGCAACATTGGTTTTTTATGATGCTCATGCCGTCTTCAAACAGGATCGCTTTGAAAATGGTGAATATCGTTGGCAAGCGATAGGTCTCGTATACGGGCAGACAGTTTTATTAGTGGCTCATACTGTACAAGATCATAATGGGATTGATCATATCCGTATTATTTCAGCACGACAGGCAGAGAAAAAAGAGAGGAAACAGTATGAACAAAACCGTTACTTACAAAGTTGA
- a CDS encoding protein phosphatase 2C domain-containing protein → MNPLYFSAKGPRSANEDSYLVQYIEHGGLLLIVADGLGGHKGGKYASKYATKAFYQKFSNLDDISISNLEKITHEIHEELKVLGQEDPELYGMATTLTATYIDSEFNLIGIHTGDSRAYLLRNQGIVQLTVDHTEAQKLFDEGLLTKEELYNYPRKNIIFSALGSRSSELVTDSFEITLEDQDRLLLSSDGFYSAITKKMIRDFSLEYGEFSEFFFEALFFVKNAEPTDNYSIVGVEISTKDSNSP, encoded by the coding sequence ATGAATCCCCTATATTTCTCTGCTAAAGGACCTAGAAGTGCTAATGAAGATAGCTACTTAGTTCAGTACATTGAACATGGTGGTCTTCTCCTAATTGTTGCAGATGGTTTAGGTGGCCATAAAGGTGGTAAGTATGCTTCCAAATACGCCACTAAAGCTTTTTATCAAAAATTTAGTAATCTTGATGATATATCGATTTCTAATTTAGAAAAAATTACTCATGAAATTCACGAAGAATTAAAAGTTTTAGGACAAGAAGATCCAGAGTTATATGGAATGGCGACAACATTAACGGCTACCTATATAGATAGTGAGTTTAATTTAATAGGCATCCATACAGGAGATTCAAGAGCTTACTTACTTCGAAATCAAGGAATAGTACAATTAACTGTTGACCATACGGAAGCTCAAAAGCTTTTTGATGAAGGATTGCTTACGAAAGAGGAATTATATAATTACCCTAGAAAAAATATTATTTTTAGTGCATTAGGTTCTAGGTCAAGTGAACTTGTTACTGATAGCTTTGAAATAACTTTAGAAGATCAAGATCGCTTATTACTGAGTAGTGATGGATTTTATTCAGCGATTACTAAAAAAATGATTAGGGATTTTTCTTTAGAATATGGGGAGTTTTCTGAATTTTTCTTTGAAGCACTTTTTTTTGTAAAAAATGCTGAACCTACAGATAACTATTCTATTGTTGGAGTAGAAATTTCTACTAAGGATAGTAATTCTCCTTAA
- a CDS encoding serine/threonine-protein kinase — MCSYQVIKQLGQGGFAIVSLIQFSDGTFAARKEFHPNQGQVLSQQEIEHIKDRFKREVITLTEIDHPNVVKVLRSEIHLDPPAYIMPVADSTLGDDLAFVKAQPLSIRIKILMDIFAGLEAIHDLSIYHRDLKPQNILKFGNDYAISDFGLISLDKSQVSVLTQTGMYMGSDRYTAPEITSELKFSSRASDIYSVGCILHDLTTTGSGARVPCNQIKDPTNPYEGILQICTRSEKNDRFQSVKDLREAVISIVMNESEQPVVGSNQEKILSILKSQNVYDLTFVNDFINLLETNPLSDSQNILINLDSEILEKLVKINDTNMVSRLCGIYAKWIYSYSFDFAMCDVLASRLDSFWIINDPEVRSNVLLGLLIMGASHNRWYVEQKFVSRIKNCDDNTARRFVLESAVRRREVISAINHLPKSINFNRSELPPLIQQGFAKHGI, encoded by the coding sequence ATGTGTAGCTATCAGGTAATTAAGCAATTAGGACAAGGTGGGTTTGCAATCGTATCTCTTATTCAATTTTCTGATGGGACGTTTGCAGCTAGAAAAGAATTTCATCCCAATCAAGGGCAAGTTTTATCTCAACAAGAAATTGAACATATTAAAGATCGATTTAAGCGAGAAGTGATAACGCTAACAGAAATTGATCATCCGAACGTAGTAAAAGTACTTCGTTCAGAAATACACTTAGATCCGCCTGCTTACATTATGCCTGTAGCAGATTCCACCTTGGGAGATGATTTAGCCTTTGTTAAGGCTCAACCGCTTTCAATTCGTATTAAAATTTTAATGGATATCTTTGCTGGCTTAGAAGCCATACATGATTTGAGCATTTATCATCGAGATTTGAAACCTCAAAATATTCTTAAATTCGGAAATGATTATGCAATTAGTGATTTTGGTCTAATTTCATTAGATAAATCTCAAGTATCTGTTTTAACTCAAACAGGTATGTATATGGGAAGTGATAGATATACAGCTCCAGAAATTACAAGCGAGTTAAAATTTTCGAGCAGGGCCTCAGATATTTATTCTGTAGGATGTATTCTTCATGATTTGACGACTACAGGTTCTGGTGCGCGAGTTCCATGTAATCAAATTAAAGACCCTACAAACCCTTATGAAGGGATCCTTCAAATATGTACCAGATCAGAAAAAAACGATAGATTCCAGTCTGTAAAAGATTTGAGAGAAGCTGTAATTTCTATCGTAATGAATGAGAGTGAACAACCTGTAGTTGGTAGTAATCAAGAAAAAATTCTTTCTATTCTAAAATCTCAAAATGTGTATGATCTGACATTTGTAAATGATTTTATAAATTTATTAGAAACAAATCCTTTATCTGATTCTCAGAATATTCTTATTAATCTTGATAGTGAGATTTTAGAAAAATTAGTAAAAATTAACGATACGAATATGGTTAGTAGGCTTTGTGGAATCTACGCAAAATGGATTTATAGTTATAGTTTTGATTTTGCAATGTGTGATGTGCTTGCATCTCGTCTTGATAGTTTTTGGATAATTAACGATCCAGAAGTTCGTAGTAATGTATTACTAGGCCTATTAATTATGGGAGCAAGTCACAATCGTTGGTATGTTGAGCAGAAATTTGTTTCAAGAATTAAGAATTGTGACGATAATACAGCAAGACGATTTGTGTTAGAAAGTGCTGTACGTAGACGAGAAGTCATATCAGCGATCAACCATTTACCAAAATCTATTAATTTTAATCGTTCCGAACTTCCGCCACTAATTCAGCAAGGCTTTGCTAAGCATGGTATTTAA
- a CDS encoding BrnA antitoxin family protein, with protein MNKTVTYKVDLNKTPVLSEEQKARLEALAKRPDSEIDFSDIPELDESFWKNAVQNPFYKPTKQVTTVRIDADVMQWLKAQGKGYQTRMNKILRDAMLNELKNHP; from the coding sequence ATGAACAAAACCGTTACTTACAAAGTTGATTTGAATAAAACTCCTGTCTTATCTGAAGAACAAAAGGCAAGACTTGAGGCCTTAGCTAAACGCCCAGACAGTGAAATAGACTTTTCAGACATTCCTGAACTTGATGAAAGTTTTTGGAAAAATGCAGTGCAGAATCCTTTTTACAAGCCGACTAAACAAGTAACTACGGTTCGCATCGATGCAGATGTCATGCAGTGGCTAAAAGCCCAAGGCAAAGGCTATCAGACACGAATGAACAAAATTCTGCGTGATGCCATGCTGAATGAACTAAAGAATCATCCATAA